Within the Actinomycetota bacterium genome, the region GGACGACCCTTGTTGAAATAGGCGACCAGAAGAACAGCCTGATCCTGGTGGGATACCAGCCGGGCGGAGCCGGCGGCCCCTGGAAGATGAGCGAGGGCAGCAGCGAGCCTGGACCCGGTGGCATCGTCGTCGACAAGGTGACGATGAAGACCAACGATCTGGAGCTGGGCGACACCATCGAGGCCGACGGCCAGCAATATGAGATCGCCGGAGTCTCCGAGGACACCACCATAATGGTGGCCCAGTACGCGTTCGTCGATATCGAGCGGGCGAAAAAGGCGCTGGGGCCCAACCGGATCAACTTCATCCTGGTGAATGTGGATGACCCGGCCATGCGCGACCGGGTCAAGGATGAGATAGCCGCGGGACACCCGGAGCAGACCGTATTCACCCGGGAGCAGTTCTCTTCCAACAACGCCGCTGTCATCCGCGAAGGCATCCTGCCGGTGCTTGGCGTGGTCGTGGTCATCGCCTTCATCATCGGCGTGGCCATCGTCGGCCTGGTCGTCTACTCGGCGACCCTGGAGAAGTACCGCGAGTATGGAGTGCTGAAGGCGGTGGGAGCCAGCGGCGCCACCCTTTACAAGATAGTGCTGGAGCAGTCGCTGCTGAGCGCCCTGCTCGGCTACGCGGTGGGGGCAGTCGCATCCTTCTGGGTGGCCCGGATCGTCAAACGCGTCGTGGTTCAGATCAGCGTCGCCTTCACCTGGCAGCATTTCGCCAGCGCCTTTGTGGCGGCGATCGTCATGAGTGTGATCGCGTCGTATGTGCCGGCACGGAAGATAAACCATATCGATCCGGTGATCGTTTTCAAGGCATGATGAACCGGAATGAAAAAATACTGGAGCTGAAGTCGGTATCGAAGTCCTACGGCAGCGGCCATACCGTCGTGGAGGCGGTGCGTTCCGTGGACCTGGCGATCAGCCGGGGCGAGATCGTGCTGATCATGGGACCGTCGGGCTCAGGCAAGACGACCATGCTCTCCATGGCTGGCGGATTGCTGGCGCCGACATCCGGCGAGATCTACATGTCCGGTCAGCCGCTGAGCACGCTGGATTCCCGGGGAATCTCGCAGTTGCGGCTCCGGCAGGTGGGCTTCGTCTTCCAGGCGTTCAATCTGCTCGCGGGGCTCTCGGCTCTCGAGAACGTGGCCCTGGTCATGAACCTGGCCGGCCGGCACGACAGCACCGTCGAGCGCGATTCAAAAGCGCTGCTCACCCGCCTGGGTCTTGAGAAGCGCTTCACCCATGTACCGGCGGATCTGTCAGGCGGCGAGAAGCAGAGGGTGGCGCTGGCGAGGGCGTTGGCCAACGACCCGCCGCTGATCCTCGCGGACGAGCCCACGGGAAACCTCGATTCCAAGTCAGGCCGCGAGG harbors:
- a CDS encoding ABC transporter permease; the encoded protein is MRVSVARRNLFSDPTRLIISVGGVAVAILLIIVLLAVYTGSLRQMSAYVDNVDADLWVAQSGSPDMLHSFSVVPESMIGELEKIEGVSEVWPLTSRTTLVEIGDQKNSLILVGYQPGGAGGPWKMSEGSSEPGPGGIVVDKVTMKTNDLELGDTIEADGQQYEIAGVSEDTTIMVAQYAFVDIERAKKALGPNRINFILVNVDDPAMRDRVKDEIAAGHPEQTVFTREQFSSNNAAVIREGILPVLGVVVVIAFIIGVAIVGLVVYSATLEKYREYGVLKAVGASGATLYKIVLEQSLLSALLGYAVGAVASFWVARIVKRVVVQISVAFTWQHFASAFVAAIVMSVIASYVPARKINHIDPVIVFKA
- a CDS encoding ABC transporter ATP-binding protein, producing the protein MMNRNEKILELKSVSKSYGSGHTVVEAVRSVDLAISRGEIVLIMGPSGSGKTTMLSMAGGLLAPTSGEIYMSGQPLSTLDSRGISQLRLRQVGFVFQAFNLLAGLSALENVALVMNLAGRHDSTVERDSKALLTRLGLEKRFTHVPADLSGGEKQRVALARALANDPPLILADEPTGNLDSKSGREVMDLLVRLAREENKAVVIVTHDPRIIDIADRVLWLEDGLLAPAKPQSIAD